In one Balaenoptera musculus isolate JJ_BM4_2016_0621 chromosome 2, mBalMus1.pri.v3, whole genome shotgun sequence genomic region, the following are encoded:
- the APEX1 gene encoding DNA-(apurinic or apyrimidinic site) endonuclease isoform X2, which yields MPKRGKKGAVAEDGEEPKIEPEAKKSKAGAKKNEKEATGEGAVMYEDPPDQKTSPGGKSATLKICSWNVDGLRAWIKKKGLDWVKEEAPDILCLQETKCSENKLPAELQALSGLSHQYWSAPSDKEGYSGVGLLSRQCPLKVSYGIGEEEHDQEGRVIVAEYDAFVLVTAYVPNAGRGLVRLEYRQRWDEAFRKFLKGLASRKPLVLCGDLNVAHEEIDLRNPKGNKKNAGFTPEERQGFGELLQAVPLTDSFRHLYPNTAYAYTFWTYMMNARSKNVGWRLDYFLLSHSLLPALCDSKIRSKALGSDHCPITLYLAL from the exons ATGCCGAAACGTGGGAAAAAGGGAGCGGTGGCAGAAGACGGGGAAGAGCCCAAGATTG AGCCAGAGGCCAAGAAGAGCAAGGCGggagcaaaaaaaaatgaaaaagaggcaACAGGAGAGGGGGCAGTCATGTATGAGGACCCCCCAGATCAGAAAACCTCACCCGGTGGCAAATCAGCCACACTGAAGATCTGCTCCTGGAATGTGGATGGGCTTCGAGCCTGGATTAAGAAGAAAGGTTTAGAT TGGGTAAAGGAAGAAGCCCCAGATATCCTGTGCCTCCAAGAGACCAAATGTTCTGAGAACAAACTACCAGCTGAACTTCAAGCACTCTCTGGACTGTCCCATCAGTACTGGTCAGCTCCTTCAGACAAGGAAGGGTACAGTGGTGTGGGCCTACTCTCCCGCCAGTGCCCACTCAAAGTCTCCTATGGCATTG GTGAAGAGGAACATGATCAGGAAGGCAGAGTGATTGTGGCTGAATATGATGCATTTGTGCTGGTGACAGCCTATGTACCTAATGCAGGCCGGGGTCTGGTGCGCCTGGAGTACCGGCAGCGCTGGGATGAAGCCTTTCGCAAATTCCTGAAGGGTTTGGCTTCCCGCAAGCCCCTTGTGCTATGTGGGGACCTCAATGTGGCTCATGAAGAAATTGATCTTCGCAACccaaagggaaacaaaaagaatGCTGGCTTCACTCCAGAAGAGCGTCAGGGCTTTGGGGAATTGCTGCAGGCTGTGCCACTGACTGACAGTTTCCGGCACCTCTACCCCAACACGGCCTATGCCTACACCTTTTGGACATACATGATGAATGCGCGATCCAAAAACGTTGGTTGGCGCCTTGATTATTTCTTATTGTCTCACTCTCTGTTGCCTGCTTTGTGTGACAGCAAGATCCGTTCCAAGGCTCTGGGCAGTGACCACTGTCCCATCACCCTATATCTAGCACTGTGA
- the APEX1 gene encoding DNA-(apurinic or apyrimidinic site) endonuclease isoform X1, producing MKSVDWLESRSREEGNAINILLRWATWNWCRRVFVTVMPKRGKKGAVAEDGEEPKIEPEAKKSKAGAKKNEKEATGEGAVMYEDPPDQKTSPGGKSATLKICSWNVDGLRAWIKKKGLDWVKEEAPDILCLQETKCSENKLPAELQALSGLSHQYWSAPSDKEGYSGVGLLSRQCPLKVSYGIGEEEHDQEGRVIVAEYDAFVLVTAYVPNAGRGLVRLEYRQRWDEAFRKFLKGLASRKPLVLCGDLNVAHEEIDLRNPKGNKKNAGFTPEERQGFGELLQAVPLTDSFRHLYPNTAYAYTFWTYMMNARSKNVGWRLDYFLLSHSLLPALCDSKIRSKALGSDHCPITLYLAL from the exons GCAACGCGATAAATATACTGCTTCGGTGGGCGACGTGGAACTGGTGCAGAAGGGTGTTTGTTACAGTGATGCCGAAACGTGGGAAAAAGGGAGCGGTGGCAGAAGACGGGGAAGAGCCCAAGATTG AGCCAGAGGCCAAGAAGAGCAAGGCGggagcaaaaaaaaatgaaaaagaggcaACAGGAGAGGGGGCAGTCATGTATGAGGACCCCCCAGATCAGAAAACCTCACCCGGTGGCAAATCAGCCACACTGAAGATCTGCTCCTGGAATGTGGATGGGCTTCGAGCCTGGATTAAGAAGAAAGGTTTAGAT TGGGTAAAGGAAGAAGCCCCAGATATCCTGTGCCTCCAAGAGACCAAATGTTCTGAGAACAAACTACCAGCTGAACTTCAAGCACTCTCTGGACTGTCCCATCAGTACTGGTCAGCTCCTTCAGACAAGGAAGGGTACAGTGGTGTGGGCCTACTCTCCCGCCAGTGCCCACTCAAAGTCTCCTATGGCATTG GTGAAGAGGAACATGATCAGGAAGGCAGAGTGATTGTGGCTGAATATGATGCATTTGTGCTGGTGACAGCCTATGTACCTAATGCAGGCCGGGGTCTGGTGCGCCTGGAGTACCGGCAGCGCTGGGATGAAGCCTTTCGCAAATTCCTGAAGGGTTTGGCTTCCCGCAAGCCCCTTGTGCTATGTGGGGACCTCAATGTGGCTCATGAAGAAATTGATCTTCGCAACccaaagggaaacaaaaagaatGCTGGCTTCACTCCAGAAGAGCGTCAGGGCTTTGGGGAATTGCTGCAGGCTGTGCCACTGACTGACAGTTTCCGGCACCTCTACCCCAACACGGCCTATGCCTACACCTTTTGGACATACATGATGAATGCGCGATCCAAAAACGTTGGTTGGCGCCTTGATTATTTCTTATTGTCTCACTCTCTGTTGCCTGCTTTGTGTGACAGCAAGATCCGTTCCAAGGCTCTGGGCAGTGACCACTGTCCCATCACCCTATATCTAGCACTGTGA